One Capra hircus breed San Clemente chromosome 27, ASM170441v1, whole genome shotgun sequence DNA window includes the following coding sequences:
- the BAG4 gene encoding BAG family molecular chaperone regulator 4 → MSALRRSGYGPSDGPSYGRYYGPGGGDVPVHPPPPIYPPRPEPPQPAISWRGRGGGPAETTWPGEGGGGDGYYASGGAWSEPGRAGGGHQEQPPYPSYNSNYWNSAARPRAPYPSTYPVRPEMQSQSLNSYTNGGYGPPYPTGPGTTTASYPGAYYTPGYAQTNYSTELPSTYRSPGNSPTPVSRWMYPQQDCQTEAPPLRGQVPGYPASQNPGMSVPHYPYGDGNRSVPQPGPPVRPQEDSWAPPGAYGMGTRYPWPSAAPSGPPGSLYMNESTSSWPTSGSPQPPPSPPPPQPKDSSYTYSQPDQGMSQHNFPCSVHQYESSGSVNDDSSELLDSQVQYSAEPHLYGNATHEHPSTQDQGNHLAEECLSSDEGTPPSIKKIIHVLEKVQYLEQEVEEFVGKKTDKAYWLLEEMLTKELLELDSVETGGQDSVRQARKEAVCKIQAILEKLEKKGL, encoded by the exons ATGTCGGCCTTGAGGCGCTCGGGCTACGGCCCCAGTGACGGCCCGTCTTATGGCCGCTACTACGGGCCTGGGGGTGGAGATGTGCCGGTGCACCCGCCTCCGCCCATCTACCCCCCGCGCCCCGAGCCTCCCCAGCCTGCCATTTCCTggcgggggcgcgggggcggCCCGGCGGAGACCACCTGGCCGGGGGAAGGCGGAGGAGGCGATGGCTACTACGCGTCTGGAGGCGCCTGGTCAGAGCCGGGTCGTGCTGGCGGAGGCCACCAG gaGCAGCCACCATATCCTAGTTACAATTCTAACTATTGGAATTCTGCTGCCCGACCTCGGGCTCCTTACCCAAGTACATACCCTGTAAGACCGGAAATGCAAAGCCAG AGTTTGAATTCTTACACAAATGGGGGATACGGCCCCCCATACCCCACTGGCCCAGGGACAACTACTGCCTCATACCCTGGGGCCTATTACACCCCTGGGTATGCTCAGACCAATTACTCCACAGAGCTTCCAAGCACTTACCGTTCACCTGGCAACAGCCCAACCCCGGTCTCCCGTTGGATGTACCCCCAGCAGGACTGCCAGACTGAAGCGCCCCCTCTTAGGGGGCAGGTTCCGGGATATCCTGCTTCACAG AACCCTGGAATGAGCGTACCCCATTACCCTTATGGGGATGGTAATCGTAGTGTTCCACAACCAGGACCACCCGTACGACCCCAGGAGGACTCATGGGCTCCTCCAGGTGCTTATGGAATGGGAACCCGGTACCCCTGGCCTTCAGCTGCGCCCTCAGGACCACCGGGGAGTCTCTACATGAATGAGAGCACTTCATCGTGGCCTACCAGTGGCTCTCCTCAGCCACCTCCTTCACCGCCACCCCCACAGCCTAAG GACTCCTCCTACACCTACAGCCAACCAGACCAGGGCATGAGCCAGCACAACTTTCCATGTAGTGTCCATCAGTACGAGTCCTCGGGATCAGTGAATGATGACAGTTCGGAGCTTTTGGATTCCCAGGTCCAGTATAGTGCTGAGCCTCATCTGTACGGTAATGCCACCCACGAACATCCCAGCACTCAAGACCAGGGTAATCATCTTGCTGAAGAGTGTTTATCTTCAGATGAAGGGACTCCCccaagcattaaaaaaatcatacatgtGCTGGAGAAGGTCCAGTATCTTGAGCAAGAAGTAGAAGAGTTCGTAGGAAAAAAGACAGACAAAGCCTACTGGCTTCTGGAAGAGATGCTAACCAAGGAACTCCTGGAACTGGATTCAGTTGAAACTGGGGGCCAGGACTCTGTCCGGCAGGCCAGGAAAGAGGCGGTTTGTAAAATCCAGGCCATActggaaaaattggaaaaaaagggATTATGA
- the LSM1 gene encoding U6 snRNA-associated Sm-like protein LSm1 has protein sequence MNYMPGTASLIEDIDKKHLVLLRDGRTLIGFLRSIDQFANLVLHQTVERIHVGKKYGDIPRGIFVVRGENVVLLGEIDLEKESDTPLQQVSIEEILEEQRVEQQTKLEAEKLKVQALKDRGLSIPRADTLDEY, from the exons ATGAACTATATGCCTGGCACCGCCAGCCTCATCGAGGACATCGACA AAAAGCACTTGGTCCTGCTTCGAGATGGAAGGACACTCATAGGATTTTTGAGAAGCATTGATCAATTTG CTAACTTAGTGCTACATCAGACTGTGGAGCGTATTCATGTGGGCAAAAAATACGGTGATATTCCTCGAGGGATTTTTGTGGTCAGAGGAGAAAATGTGGTCCTGCTAGGAGAAATA GACTTAGAAAAGGAGAGTGACACACCTCTCCAGCAAGTGTCTATTGAGGAAATCTTAGAAGAACAGAGGGTGGAACAGCAGACCAAGCTGGAAGCCGAGAAGCTGAAAGTCCAGGCCCTGAAGGACCGAGGCCTGTCCATCCCTCGGGCAGATACTCTCGATGAGTATTAA